In Deinococcus sp. KNUC1210, a single genomic region encodes these proteins:
- a CDS encoding sodium:proton antiporter, which produces MHLFETLLVLLIGATGLSAVARRLGIPYPTLLALGGAVLAFLPGTPRLNLPPELILTLFVAPVLLDAAYDTSLRDLRANWQPVLSLVVVAVGLTTVAVAVAAHLLFPDLPWAAVIALGALLAPPDAVAALAVLQQVRPPHRIRKVLEGESLLNDASALLIYTLAVGTVASGHFSVGGALPTFALVLVGSVVVGWLLSKVSGPLIRRIKDAPTSVILQFGTTFGVWLLAEQLHLSPVITVVVFGLAAGQGPALSARLRVSTFPIWEAVTFMLNVFAFTLIGLHLGPLREQFDPSQLTAAFLLLGVVIAVRLLWALLYTVGQRVKRRPDAANAPPPLSASDGLVIGWSGMRGIVTLAAALALPSTFPGRDFIQLTAFVVVLGTLVLQGLTLKPLLTRLRLPNDRVVEHEINVARSMTLKAALKELKAEDSEAALRLQQEYREALSLARSGEDPHTTLDNSLRWRTLGASRTALADLRRQGTIGDDAYRRVEEELDWLELSARSQD; this is translated from the coding sequence ATGCATCTGTTCGAGACACTGCTGGTTCTGCTGATCGGTGCGACAGGGCTGTCGGCTGTTGCGCGTCGCCTGGGAATTCCGTACCCGACCCTGCTGGCCCTGGGAGGCGCCGTGCTGGCTTTCCTGCCCGGCACACCCCGTCTGAACCTGCCGCCAGAGCTGATCCTGACGCTCTTTGTCGCCCCGGTGCTGCTGGACGCCGCGTACGACACCTCACTGCGCGACCTGCGGGCCAACTGGCAGCCGGTGCTTTCGCTGGTGGTGGTGGCCGTCGGATTGACGACCGTTGCCGTGGCGGTCGCGGCCCACCTACTGTTTCCAGATCTGCCCTGGGCGGCGGTGATCGCACTGGGCGCCCTCCTGGCACCACCCGACGCGGTGGCGGCCCTGGCAGTGCTTCAGCAGGTTCGCCCTCCCCACCGCATCCGCAAGGTGCTGGAGGGCGAGAGTCTGCTGAACGACGCGTCGGCCCTCCTGATCTATACCCTCGCGGTGGGAACGGTCGCCAGCGGCCATTTCAGCGTCGGTGGAGCGCTCCCGACCTTCGCCCTCGTGCTGGTCGGCAGTGTCGTCGTCGGCTGGCTGCTCTCGAAGGTCAGCGGCCCGCTGATCCGCCGCATCAAGGACGCGCCCACATCGGTGATTTTGCAGTTCGGCACCACCTTCGGCGTCTGGCTGCTGGCCGAGCAGCTGCACCTCTCTCCGGTCATCACCGTGGTGGTCTTCGGTCTGGCGGCCGGTCAGGGCCCTGCGCTGTCGGCCCGGCTGCGGGTCTCGACCTTCCCGATCTGGGAAGCCGTCACCTTCATGCTGAACGTGTTCGCCTTCACGCTGATCGGCCTGCACCTGGGGCCGCTGAGAGAACAGTTCGATCCTTCCCAGCTGACGGCAGCCTTTCTCCTGCTGGGAGTCGTGATCGCGGTTCGCCTGCTCTGGGCCCTGCTCTATACAGTCGGTCAGCGGGTCAAACGGCGGCCTGACGCGGCGAACGCTCCTCCACCGCTTTCCGCGAGCGACGGCCTGGTGATCGGCTGGTCTGGCATGCGCGGCATCGTCACGCTGGCGGCAGCTCTGGCACTGCCCAGCACCTTTCCGGGCCGCGATTTCATTCAGCTGACCGCGTTCGTGGTGGTGCTGGGCACACTGGTGCTGCAGGGCCTCACCCTCAAACCGCTGCTCACCCGGCTGCGCCTGCCCAATGACCGCGTCGTGGAACACGAGATCAATGTCGCCAGGAGTATGACGCTGAAGGCGGCGCTGAAAGAACTCAAGGCTGAAGACTCGGAAGCCGCGCTGCGACTCCAGCAGGAATACCGGGAAGCGCTCAGCCTGGCACGCAGCGGCGAGGACCCGCACACCACGCTGGACAATTCGCTTCGCTGGCGTACCCTGGGCGCTTCCCGCACCGCGCTGGCAGACCTGCGCCGCCAGGGCACCATCGGTGACGACGCTTACCGCCGGGTCGAAGAGGAACTCGACTGGCTGGAACTGAGCGCCCGTTCACAGGACTGA
- a CDS encoding AzlD domain-containing protein, with protein sequence MNIWLVIVGVGLVSLLLRSSFLVLRRQQQLPPRLTASLGLVPAAVLAALVVPDVLYTPGTGSLSVLSPRVLAALIAAAVAWKTRNVLWTLVVGLGLLASFQALGWR encoded by the coding sequence ATGAACATCTGGCTCGTGATTGTCGGCGTCGGCCTCGTCAGCCTGTTGCTGCGTTCATCGTTTCTGGTGCTGCGGCGACAGCAGCAGCTTCCTCCCCGGCTCACCGCTTCCTTGGGCCTGGTGCCCGCAGCGGTCCTGGCGGCCCTGGTCGTGCCAGACGTGCTTTACACCCCAGGAACAGGCTCCCTGAGCGTCCTGAGTCCACGTGTGCTGGCCGCCCTGATTGCGGCGGCGGTGGCCTGGAAAACGCGGAATGTCCTGTGGACTCTGGTGGTCGGCCTGGGCCTGCTGGCCAGTTTTCAGGCGCTCGGCTGGCGCTGA
- a CDS encoding AzlC family ABC transporter permease — MSLSTSDPHVTAPAFWRGLRAFAPLIPGVVPFSMVAGIAAVQAGFTPAQSIAFSLIGYAGSAQLIASQMVTAHAPTVLIVLSSLIVNLRFAMYSASMLPLFVGVPLLRRWPLAYGLTDQSFAVTMGRPATETSPVAYYAGATALMWLTWQSGTAVGALLGARIPASWPLEFAVPLSFIALLIPVLRTKPQLLAAAVSALVAVAAHSLPFRLNLILGAACGVAVGLLAQRTQAGQE; from the coding sequence ATGAGCCTGTCGACTTCAGATCCTCACGTCACCGCGCCCGCCTTCTGGCGAGGTCTGCGGGCCTTTGCGCCGCTGATTCCCGGCGTCGTGCCGTTCAGCATGGTGGCGGGCATCGCGGCAGTGCAGGCCGGGTTCACACCCGCTCAGTCCATCGCCTTTTCTCTGATCGGCTACGCGGGGTCGGCGCAGCTCATCGCCTCACAGATGGTCACGGCCCATGCTCCGACGGTACTGATCGTCCTGAGCAGTCTGATCGTGAATCTGCGCTTTGCCATGTACTCGGCGTCGATGCTGCCGCTGTTCGTGGGTGTGCCGCTCCTCCGGCGCTGGCCGCTCGCGTACGGCCTGACCGATCAGTCGTTCGCCGTGACGATGGGGCGGCCCGCCACCGAAACCAGTCCGGTCGCCTACTACGCCGGAGCCACCGCGCTGATGTGGCTCACCTGGCAGAGCGGCACCGCTGTCGGGGCGCTGCTCGGAGCGCGGATTCCGGCGAGTTGGCCGCTGGAGTTCGCCGTGCCGCTCAGCTTCATCGCGCTGCTCATTCCTGTGCTCCGCACGAAACCCCAGCTGCTGGCGGCCGCCGTGTCTGCGCTGGTGGCCGTGGCAGCTCACAGCCTCCCTTTTCGTCTGAACCTGATCCTGGGCGCGGCGTGTGGCGTGGCGGTCGGTCTGCTGGCTCAGCGCACCCAGGCCGGGCAAGAATGA
- a CDS encoding M57 family metalloprotease: MNQVVATRRPLRTFLLAGLLLGSVSAQQRVGSTSQPLTISNVTDWRANGNQIPVCWETPGYAREKGIVQAAVTNSWQWYANLQFTGWGACPTGGIGGSATLRQVRIRISPQGTDNAGSGGSARVGMAALSSAADNNPGVNLSFNPDGSADRGRVEYVGVHEFGHVLGFIHEQDTPGNVEGPAHCASSGIEANTTPVTAYDRDSIMNYCNRDGNLTGNLTDIDIQGVQAIYGVRIPNIAANNSCASAPTRQPASLAGVWNNGGQASVAVYPTDRTKFLYWSQWSNRDGGWGDTVRWFAGDFNGDGRTDIGAAWNNGGHNTLTIRLSNGSTFQQVHWLADAGGWADSTVWLPGDYNGDGKTDVAGVWNNGGKVSVAVYLSDGQKFLHWSQWSDRDGGWGDTVRWFAGDFNGDGRTDIGAAWNNNGRTTLTVRQSTGTALTHTHWLTDAGRWSNNSVFASGDFNGDGLSDVAELWNDLGQASIKVSLSNGAQFSSPSAWSTRDGGWIQGGAVKWMVGDFDGDRRSDIGAVWNNGNSNTMTVRRSTGSTFVAAHWATNAGGWSDTTAWCTGAFR; encoded by the coding sequence ATGAATCAGGTAGTCGCGACTCGTCGGCCCTTGAGGACTTTCCTGCTGGCCGGGCTGCTGCTCGGCAGCGTCAGTGCGCAGCAGCGGGTCGGCAGCACGTCCCAGCCGCTGACGATCAGCAACGTTACCGACTGGCGTGCCAACGGCAATCAGATTCCGGTGTGCTGGGAAACGCCCGGCTACGCCCGTGAGAAGGGCATCGTTCAGGCCGCCGTCACCAATTCGTGGCAGTGGTACGCGAATCTGCAGTTCACCGGCTGGGGAGCCTGCCCGACGGGGGGCATCGGCGGCAGTGCCACGCTCAGGCAGGTTCGCATCCGAATTTCGCCGCAGGGCACCGACAATGCCGGGAGCGGCGGATCGGCGCGGGTCGGAATGGCCGCCCTGAGCAGCGCAGCAGACAACAATCCTGGGGTCAATCTGTCGTTCAACCCCGATGGCAGCGCCGACCGGGGTCGGGTGGAATACGTGGGGGTGCACGAGTTCGGACATGTGCTCGGCTTTATTCACGAGCAGGACACGCCCGGCAATGTGGAAGGACCAGCACACTGCGCGTCGTCCGGCATCGAGGCAAACACCACGCCCGTCACCGCCTATGACCGCGACTCGATCATGAACTACTGCAACCGGGACGGCAATCTGACGGGGAACCTGACAGACATCGACATTCAGGGCGTCCAGGCGATCTACGGCGTTCGTATTCCCAATATCGCGGCGAACAACAGCTGCGCCTCGGCCCCCACCCGTCAACCCGCGTCACTGGCGGGCGTATGGAACAACGGCGGCCAGGCTTCGGTGGCGGTGTACCCGACTGACAGGACCAAATTCCTGTACTGGTCGCAGTGGAGTAACCGTGACGGCGGCTGGGGAGATACGGTCAGGTGGTTCGCGGGCGACTTCAACGGTGACGGGCGAACCGACATCGGCGCGGCCTGGAACAACGGCGGTCACAATACCCTGACGATCCGGCTTTCGAACGGCAGCACCTTTCAGCAGGTGCACTGGCTGGCCGATGCGGGCGGCTGGGCCGACAGTACCGTGTGGCTGCCGGGAGACTACAACGGTGACGGCAAAACCGATGTGGCAGGCGTCTGGAACAATGGCGGCAAGGTGTCGGTGGCCGTTTATCTGTCCGACGGTCAGAAGTTTCTGCACTGGTCGCAGTGGAGTGACCGTGACGGCGGCTGGGGAGATACGGTCAGGTGGTTCGCGGGCGACTTTAACGGCGACGGACGAACCGATATCGGCGCGGCCTGGAACAATAATGGCCGCACCACACTGACCGTCCGGCAGTCCACAGGCACGGCGCTGACCCATACCCACTGGCTGACCGATGCCGGGCGCTGGTCGAACAACTCGGTGTTTGCCAGCGGGGATTTCAACGGTGACGGTCTCAGTGATGTGGCCGAACTGTGGAACGATCTGGGGCAGGCGTCGATCAAGGTCAGTCTGTCGAACGGGGCGCAGTTTTCCTCTCCCTCGGCCTGGAGCACCCGCGATGGCGGCTGGATTCAGGGCGGCGCGGTCAAATGGATGGTGGGCGATTTCGACGGAGACCGCCGCAGCGACATCGGAGCCGTCTGGAACAACGGAAATTCCAACACCATGACGGTACGGCGCTCGACGGGCAGCACCTTCGTGGCGGCACACTGGGCCACGAACGCGGGCGGCTGGAGCGACACCACCGCCTGGTGTACCGGAGCCTTTCGTTGA
- a CDS encoding GAF domain-containing protein: MSEPSAVDPTAGRSLSQELQLMTEALAATRSQDEIFQIIQNAALRVLKATGGAVLLLGDAGSTLNVAASQGWAGNESIWQQVPSDLSTPAGVALMSKQALYFERQSVLLETYPQLVERSDASTPAACAVLPMYLDEQPLGVLIVEFQEPHAFPRVERRFLPILAAQCAVAIGRARAVQDLEAQVAGRTRQLDEERAALDAFVDYSELIGTETDVSVLAQRAVEVLRARFAHCSGGYYGRSGAVWTLRSWTSDLNQRPEFLTRLRSELPSDMPLISELLRTREPTFTGRWDAENAATHHGGVYGTVAAYPVIVGQAMEGFIVLGLRNTPEWSARDRAIFRTVGRGLTLALERSEQSLRLAAQNAELEARAQALEAFARFTEASTRVTDVLVLAEQAKDVLRATLGDLSVAYYELEDEPLESACAVRRYSPATAQTARQGFPADLLSRARPFQGRRVVFSEEWDAQQEGAVNTETYGAVALYPYFEGDVPHSLLTMGTQMSQTWTEQERDVFLSVSRSLGLALERTQAARQLQAQKDMAEHRIQALEALMQLTQGPGTTTEPQALIRQAQELTLDLLPPGFAAYYEPQDERWRLCVQTGDAGSASLQAAIDDGFPIGQTPSFDVVAQTGEPAFVDTYIQDIDVSSGQANHVAAHATLPLLVEGQFRGIFNLPMFQHHQWTAADRALLITTVQYLGLVLARAQSYEALAESNRELQATNNELEAFTYSASHDLRTPVRHVMGFAELAQKALEKTPNEKAQQYLGIVKQGAQRMNALIDGMLVLSRSGRQELDMRPVDLNELVTQARRDVEAEFGEHPVRWQIGDLPQVQGDRDLLQQVISNLLSNAVKYSSGREVSDVRVWSERTPSEWRVSVQDNGVGFDPRYADRLFGIFQRLHSERDFQGTGVGLATVKRIVLKHGGQVFAESHLPAGATFGFTLPAGR, encoded by the coding sequence ATGTCCGAACCGTCGGCTGTAGACCCCACGGCTGGCCGCTCGCTCAGTCAGGAACTCCAACTCATGACCGAAGCTCTGGCAGCCACCAGGAGCCAGGACGAAATCTTCCAGATCATTCAGAACGCTGCCCTGCGTGTGCTGAAGGCGACCGGAGGCGCTGTCCTGCTGCTCGGTGACGCTGGCAGCACGCTGAACGTCGCCGCCAGCCAGGGCTGGGCCGGGAACGAGAGCATCTGGCAGCAGGTCCCGTCCGATCTGTCCACGCCTGCGGGGGTCGCCCTGATGTCGAAGCAGGCCCTCTACTTCGAACGGCAGAGCGTGCTGCTGGAGACCTATCCGCAGCTCGTGGAACGTTCAGACGCCAGCACCCCGGCGGCCTGTGCGGTCCTGCCGATGTACCTGGATGAGCAGCCACTCGGCGTCCTGATCGTCGAATTTCAGGAACCGCACGCCTTCCCCCGCGTGGAGCGGCGCTTCCTGCCGATCCTGGCGGCCCAGTGCGCCGTGGCGATAGGGCGGGCGCGCGCAGTTCAGGACCTCGAAGCGCAGGTCGCCGGGCGCACGCGGCAGCTCGATGAGGAGCGGGCGGCCCTTGACGCCTTCGTCGATTACAGCGAGCTGATCGGCACCGAGACCGACGTGAGCGTCCTCGCACAGCGAGCGGTGGAGGTGCTACGTGCCCGCTTCGCCCACTGTTCCGGCGGCTACTACGGACGGTCCGGGGCGGTGTGGACGCTTCGCAGCTGGACCAGCGATCTGAACCAGCGGCCCGAATTCCTGACCCGGCTGCGCTCCGAACTCCCCAGCGACATGCCGCTCATCTCCGAACTCCTCCGCACCCGCGAACCGACCTTCACCGGGCGCTGGGACGCCGAGAACGCGGCGACGCACCACGGCGGGGTATACGGCACCGTGGCTGCCTATCCGGTGATTGTCGGGCAGGCGATGGAAGGCTTCATCGTTCTGGGCCTCCGGAACACGCCGGAGTGGAGCGCACGTGACCGGGCCATCTTCCGGACGGTGGGCCGAGGCCTGACCCTGGCTCTGGAACGCAGCGAGCAGAGTCTGCGGCTTGCCGCCCAGAACGCCGAACTCGAAGCGCGTGCTCAGGCACTGGAAGCTTTCGCGAGATTCACGGAGGCTTCGACGAGGGTGACCGATGTGCTGGTGCTGGCCGAACAGGCCAAGGACGTGCTGCGGGCCACGCTCGGCGACCTGAGTGTGGCGTACTACGAACTGGAAGACGAACCGCTGGAAAGCGCGTGTGCTGTCCGGCGATATTCCCCGGCGACCGCGCAGACGGCCCGGCAGGGCTTTCCAGCCGATCTGCTGAGCCGTGCGCGGCCCTTTCAGGGACGCCGCGTCGTCTTTTCGGAAGAGTGGGACGCGCAGCAGGAAGGAGCCGTGAACACGGAGACATACGGCGCGGTGGCGCTCTATCCGTACTTCGAGGGAGACGTGCCCCACAGTCTGCTCACGATGGGAACGCAGATGTCACAGACGTGGACAGAGCAGGAGCGCGACGTGTTCCTGAGTGTCAGCCGCAGCCTCGGACTGGCGCTGGAACGCACGCAGGCCGCCCGCCAGTTGCAGGCCCAGAAGGACATGGCAGAGCACCGGATTCAGGCGCTGGAAGCCCTGATGCAGCTGACGCAGGGGCCTGGAACGACCACCGAGCCGCAGGCACTGATCCGGCAGGCCCAGGAACTGACGCTCGACCTGCTCCCACCGGGATTCGCCGCCTACTACGAACCGCAGGATGAACGCTGGCGACTGTGCGTGCAGACGGGCGACGCGGGTTCAGCGTCCCTGCAGGCGGCCATCGACGACGGCTTTCCCATCGGACAGACGCCGAGTTTCGATGTCGTGGCGCAGACGGGCGAACCCGCATTTGTCGACACCTATATCCAGGACATCGACGTTTCGTCGGGTCAGGCCAATCATGTCGCTGCCCACGCCACCCTGCCGCTGTTGGTCGAGGGGCAGTTCCGGGGCATCTTCAATCTTCCGATGTTTCAGCATCACCAGTGGACGGCAGCCGACCGCGCCCTTCTGATCACCACTGTGCAGTACCTCGGCCTGGTGCTGGCACGCGCCCAGAGCTACGAAGCCCTGGCAGAAAGCAACCGGGAGTTGCAGGCCACGAACAACGAACTGGAAGCGTTCACCTACTCGGCCTCCCACGATCTGAGAACGCCAGTTCGGCACGTGATGGGCTTCGCCGAACTGGCACAGAAGGCGCTGGAAAAGACGCCCAACGAGAAGGCTCAGCAGTATCTGGGAATCGTCAAGCAGGGAGCGCAGCGGATGAATGCCCTGATCGACGGCATGCTGGTCCTTTCCCGGTCAGGGCGGCAGGAACTCGATATGCGGCCCGTCGATCTGAATGAACTGGTGACGCAGGCCCGGCGAGATGTCGAGGCCGAGTTCGGTGAACATCCGGTGCGCTGGCAGATCGGTGACCTGCCGCAGGTTCAGGGCGACCGGGATCTGCTGCAACAGGTCATCAGCAATCTGCTGAGCAACGCGGTGAAGTATTCCAGTGGGCGCGAGGTGTCGGACGTGCGCGTCTGGAGCGAACGAACGCCCTCGGAGTGGCGCGTGTCTGTGCAGGACAACGGGGTCGGCTTCGATCCCAGGTACGCCGACCGCCTATTCGGAATCTTTCAGCGGCTTCACAGCGAACGCGACTTCCAGGGGACCGGTGTGGGGCTCGCCACGGTCAAGCGAATCGTGCTGAAACACGGTGGGCAGGTGTTTGCAGAAAGCCATCTGCCTGCCGGCGCGACCTTCGGCTTCACGCTCCCGGCGGGCCGCTGA
- a CDS encoding PAS domain S-box protein translates to MTPEERVARLEGLIDLIDGVVWEADPTSLTTTYINGRLEPMFGFSPEVWLSDPQFWESRLHPEDRERVLAETAKAMPLGQPFRLEYRLITASGRVLWLRDVITPVIENGRLVALGGVMIDITAQREAEMVTSGLRERLAKVFEATPVGISLSVAETGELLEVNRAFEQLTGFDRTEMVGHTLLELGVWPSAEVRQRLIADLESQPLRDRQVQLHHRSGRVLDVLVSYEQVEIGPQRCLLAITQDIGERLRAEAQVRHAEGRFRGLVQNSADMVTVLDADGYYLYVSPAVKRLHKVEPEEVMGLHVSRHVHRDDWPAVQADLNALLANPQEVRVSTYRQRDSQGRWWWIETTSSNQLHDPAVKGIVCNSRDVTDRRESEARLAASEGRFRSLVQNASDLITVVDQQGVVRYESPSVTALLGFTPDELVGQHVFGTVDPADHQQITEVFARVLAGKEGHAERTTFRALRQDGEVRWMEGVVTNLLANPHIAGVVINSRDVTERKLAEDALTASQQTFQGLFESSPDGIMLIEFGGEMPIVQCNTVAAAMNGYTPEELIGHSTHVMMPEAQRLEAEASGSAAFREMVQAQQHVRFECDHVRKDGSVFPVEVHLTLIEVGGRRMMLSVERDITERRAAEAALTASQQQVLSSERLASLGRLTAGLAHEINTPLAATMNCHRILQTLLSEYQQSIGNPEVTDTDHREIAAEALQALQEAGRTTARIGEFIRQMRGHTRDSAGGTSVFDVFRLASDTLAMVAHEARSASVALELERPHNAVTLSGDPGRFTQVLTNLVINAIHACEDQPRRGRVLVRLVGTDPLRLEVEDNGHGMSAEVMGRIFQPMFTTKGVGRGTGLGLSIVRDIMEGQFGGTISVMSQPNHGTTFTAAFPQPS, encoded by the coding sequence GTGACGCCGGAAGAACGGGTCGCCCGGCTCGAAGGACTGATCGACCTGATCGACGGTGTCGTGTGGGAGGCCGATCCCACGAGTCTGACCACCACCTATATCAACGGTCGCCTGGAACCGATGTTCGGATTCTCGCCGGAAGTCTGGTTGAGTGACCCGCAGTTCTGGGAAAGTCGCCTGCATCCTGAGGACCGTGAGCGGGTCCTGGCGGAAACGGCCAAGGCCATGCCACTGGGACAGCCGTTCCGACTGGAATATCGGCTGATTACTGCGTCGGGCAGGGTGTTATGGCTCCGCGACGTGATTACGCCGGTCATCGAGAATGGTCGACTGGTGGCGCTCGGCGGTGTGATGATCGATATTACCGCCCAGCGAGAAGCCGAGATGGTCACGTCTGGCCTGCGCGAGCGACTGGCGAAGGTCTTCGAGGCCACTCCGGTCGGTATTTCGCTGAGTGTGGCCGAAACGGGCGAACTGCTGGAAGTCAACCGGGCCTTCGAGCAGCTAACCGGCTTTGACCGCACAGAAATGGTGGGCCATACGCTGCTGGAACTGGGCGTGTGGCCCAGCGCCGAGGTGAGACAACGGCTGATAGCAGACCTGGAAAGCCAGCCGCTGCGTGACCGGCAGGTGCAGCTGCATCACCGCAGTGGCCGGGTCCTCGACGTGCTGGTGAGCTACGAACAGGTCGAGATCGGCCCGCAGCGCTGCCTGCTGGCGATCACCCAGGACATCGGCGAACGGCTGCGGGCCGAGGCGCAGGTGCGTCATGCCGAGGGACGCTTCCGGGGTCTGGTGCAGAACAGTGCCGACATGGTCACCGTCCTGGACGCCGACGGCTATTACCTGTATGTCAGTCCGGCGGTGAAGCGGCTGCACAAGGTCGAGCCGGAAGAGGTGATGGGGCTGCATGTCAGCCGGCACGTACACCGCGATGACTGGCCGGCTGTGCAGGCTGACCTGAACGCCCTGCTCGCCAATCCGCAGGAAGTGCGTGTGAGCACCTACCGCCAGCGCGACAGCCAGGGACGCTGGTGGTGGATCGAAACGACCAGCAGCAATCAGCTGCACGACCCCGCTGTGAAGGGCATCGTGTGCAATTCACGCGACGTCACAGACCGCCGCGAAAGTGAAGCCCGGCTGGCCGCGAGCGAGGGACGCTTTCGCTCATTGGTGCAGAACGCCTCCGATCTGATCACGGTGGTGGACCAGCAGGGCGTGGTGCGCTATGAAAGCCCCTCCGTGACGGCGCTGCTGGGGTTCACTCCCGACGAACTGGTCGGACAGCATGTGTTCGGAACGGTTGATCCGGCAGATCATCAGCAGATCACCGAGGTCTTTGCGCGGGTGCTGGCTGGGAAAGAAGGGCACGCCGAACGCACCACCTTCCGGGCGCTGCGTCAGGACGGCGAGGTGCGCTGGATGGAAGGCGTGGTGACGAACCTGCTCGCCAATCCACACATTGCCGGGGTGGTGATCAATTCGCGTGACGTCACCGAACGCAAGCTGGCAGAGGACGCGCTGACCGCGAGCCAGCAGACCTTTCAGGGACTGTTCGAGAGTTCCCCGGACGGCATCATGCTGATCGAGTTCGGCGGCGAGATGCCGATCGTCCAGTGCAACACCGTCGCGGCGGCCATGAACGGCTACACGCCAGAGGAGCTGATCGGTCACAGCACCCACGTGATGATGCCGGAAGCTCAGCGCCTGGAGGCGGAAGCGTCCGGCTCGGCGGCCTTCCGGGAGATGGTGCAGGCGCAGCAGCACGTGCGCTTCGAGTGCGACCATGTCCGCAAGGACGGTTCGGTCTTTCCGGTCGAAGTTCATCTGACGCTGATCGAGGTGGGCGGGCGGCGCATGATGCTGAGCGTCGAGCGGGACATCACCGAGCGCCGAGCGGCTGAAGCGGCGCTGACGGCCAGTCAGCAGCAGGTCCTGTCGAGTGAGCGGCTCGCCAGCCTGGGGCGGCTGACTGCCGGGCTGGCACACGAGATCAATACCCCGCTGGCCGCCACCATGAACTGTCACCGCATCCTTCAGACGCTGCTCAGCGAGTATCAGCAGTCCATCGGAAACCCTGAGGTCACGGACACCGACCACCGCGAGATTGCCGCCGAAGCCCTTCAGGCTCTTCAGGAGGCGGGCAGGACCACCGCCCGCATCGGGGAATTTATCCGGCAGATGCGCGGCCACACCCGTGACAGTGCGGGCGGCACCTCGGTCTTCGACGTGTTCCGCCTGGCCTCCGACACGCTGGCGATGGTGGCGCACGAGGCCCGGTCGGCCAGCGTGGCGCTGGAACTCGAACGTCCACACAACGCCGTGACGCTCAGCGGAGATCCGGGGCGGTTCACGCAGGTTCTGACCAATCTGGTCATCAACGCCATTCATGCCTGCGAAGATCAGCCCAGACGTGGCCGGGTGCTGGTGCGGCTGGTCGGCACCGACCCGCTTCGGCTGGAAGTCGAGGACAACGGCCACGGCATGTCGGCCGAGGTGATGGGCCGCATCTTTCAGCCGATGTTCACCACCAAGGGCGTGGGGCGGGGCACCGGCCTGGGACTGTCGATCGTGCGCGACATCATGGAAGGGCAGTTCGGCGGCACCATCAGCGTGATGTCTCAGCCCAATCACGGCACCACCTTCACGGCGGCGTTTCCTCAGCCCAGCTGA
- a CDS encoding ester cyclase, which yields MDHQHIRNVIRRENEEMWHASNPQIFQESSHDHRVTHTVTFGDIVGHDAHSKLAQMYLDAFTDHRMRIDHLVVEGDHAAYRITHQVKHTGAYLGIEPTGNDVKIVMSYFVRFEGDRIAESWMMWDSLLLLRQLGVEIPMDPSPKA from the coding sequence ATGGATCACCAGCACATCCGCAACGTCATCCGCCGGGAAAATGAAGAGATGTGGCATGCGAGTAATCCACAGATTTTCCAGGAGTCCTCTCATGACCACCGGGTGACGCACACCGTGACGTTTGGTGACATCGTGGGGCACGACGCTCACAGCAAACTGGCGCAGATGTATCTGGACGCCTTCACCGACCATCGTATGCGGATAGATCATCTGGTGGTCGAAGGCGATCACGCGGCGTACCGCATTACTCATCAGGTCAAGCATACCGGGGCCTATCTCGGAATCGAGCCGACCGGAAACGATGTCAAGATCGTCATGTCTTATTTCGTGCGGTTCGAGGGTGACAGAATCGCGGAATCGTGGATGATGTGGGACAGTCTGTTGCTGCTCAGGCAACTCGGAGTCGAGATTCCGATGGATCCCAGTCCCAAGGCCTGA